The DNA sequence gtggacactgaatttgatgaatttactgtttatcagaccccagatgagacgagaagctaacgttagtgagCGCTGCGGTGACCTTCTGCCTCCGACTCCCGTTGCAGGAgaacgctgtattcctccgacacgctgtGTTAACGTTACTGAtttaaaacagttttccatgttagtgggggtgcataccgctcaaaaccaacatggaAAATgtagtaatgttcactcagcgtttagttttgttgttaaattttGTGTAAAATAAGCCAGTcggtaggggtgggaatcaccagaggactcacgatacgatatcatcacgatacttactgtatgtcacgatacgatattattgcgattttaaacatattgcaatattctgcgatatattgcaatgtattacctttttttccaacttcaaatgtccccaaaggaaaatgttgtcaacatctgttttatcgaaaaagataaatttccctgtttgttcatctcacttcaattgtattgctgcaaaatgggattgtcaagcagacagactgacgttGGTATATGTGTtgacatatatcataaaagatcgatacttggcatctgtatATCAaaacagtattgccacgaaaaatatcgcgatactatcctgtatcaattttttcccccacccctaacggttggtagctaacattagcagataagcccgtaCTTTATGACgttctatttctctcttaaaatattCTCAGAATTgcgttttggtgaactattttctagggctgtcctcgactaaagaagttcttagtcgactaccacttataggattttgtcgactaatcgattagttgatttaattgacagagctgtgctctttgagaggtggttaagactagaaaagcacaatataaatgtagttaattaaccatctgtaaaaccgagtttctccacaattaatcctgcaaaagcaccactttaaatcttgtgtttaccataaatgtgctcagaagtttcttggaaataagcaattaagcatgaataagcataaaaaatgactaatggactaaagaaatcttagtcgactgagaccaaaatgacagattagtcgactaatcgactaagagctGGCGGCCCTagtattttcataaaatacgagatcgtattctgaacgagccgcccaTTACGCTCTGTTGTGAAATCCGGGGGAAGCAAAACCCACGTGACaggttcgtccaatcagctgccggtcgacATCCCTGGTCCCTCCTCCTTTCCGCTTcgtagtcaagatggcgcccgtttagtgcgagtagtgtccatcgttccacactgaactttttaaccgtttttagggggtcatccgGGTACTTTCAGTGCTCTGACTTTTCTACACGATGTACTAaaaaactaagtgtttgaagtgtgcaagtaggcaGTTTGAGAGtataacataaaatacaagATGTTAAGATGTTGCaattgttgaattaaaaaaatctgtgaaaCAATTAAACAAATGAACAGTAAAAACACCTTACACTGGGAAATTCCCCTTTAATACCtttcccatttattttatttttttcattcagaacccaagacaaaataagagtttgcttgcaaaaatgtaatgtgcaaaatgaTCTTTTTTCCCCGAttactctgtttttgtgatcgttaggagccaaaatcgtaatcatattcaaagtttgattaattgcacagccctaatgttgtacttttttttttttaaacctttatttaaccaggaagaaactcgttgagattaaaaatctctttttcaagagtgtcctggccaaggcaggcagcagtacaaccacacatacatgccaatacaaaacacacaaaaacactaagaacagaaaacaactgaaacagcaaatcccTCAGAGTCAACCAGAATACTAAACACATCAGGtaaaacatctacagccagatgtCATTCCATCCAAGTCAAacaacatcctcttaaaagcgACGAATGAATGAAACCAATTTAgtaagtttcatggatttctgtaacttgttccatgtagagggagcagcaaactaaaatgcctttttccccagctcagttctaacctttggaacaAACGTAAGAAAAGATCCTGGGAACGAAGATTGTAAGTCCCAGTACTGTTTACATTGATATAGGTCGGAAGGTAGGATGGAAGGAGACCTAGAGTAGCCTTGTATATGAGAGTATGCCAGTGTTGAAGTCTCCGTGTTGATAAAGGCCATCCAACACGTTCATATAGATCACAGTGGTGAGTGATACAGTACACTAACATATCTTGTTCTGCAATTGCTTTTCTGTGTCTTACAGAACATCATAAAGAAGGTGAATGGTCAGAAGTTCGTCTATCGCTTTGTGTCCTATCCTGACATCCTGAAAGGAGATGTTGCTACCCGAACAGAGGGCAGGGATGTGGGTGCTGGGGGCACCCCTCACCTATTAAATAGGGTAGACAGCACCCTACAGGAGGGCGAGTCTGCTGATCGCAGTATCGCAGCAGCTCTGGGCTCCAGCACCAAGCAGTCAAACCGTAACGACTACATCCACTCGGGCCTGTACACCTCCTTTACGCTCAACTCGCTTCAAAATGGACGCCAGCTCTTCAAGTCCATCAAAATAGAGAACCCAGCAGAGAAGTTGGCTGACAAGAGAGGTCCCACTGCCACAGCACAGAGCCAGGAGCAGTTGCCTCAGCCACCGCAGCCAACTGCTTTGCCATCCGTCATCAAGTTTGGAAACAGCCCTCCAAAGCCAGCACAGTCTGCTCAGGTCTCCATGGAGACGACGCCGATGTCCAACCACTTGTCCGAAGACATCGGCGCACAGTCCTCCCTGCCGTCGCAGTCCGTCTACTCGTTTGAACACACCCGGCCGTCAGAACCAGCGTTCAGCCCACCGGACCTGAGCTCGGCCACCCCGAGCCGAATGCCCGACTCGTCCCAGGAGCTGGTGATCGACAGCGACATGGAGTCGGGATCTTCTCAGCCCGCAGATGCTCGGGCACCAGATCCCACAGACGCTCAGGCACAGGAGAAGGCTAGTATACGTACAAACACATCTCACACAATGCTACTTAAATCATTTTGGAAGTGATAGGAAAGTTACATTTAAAAGGCCCTGAAATCATGTGGCCCTCAATCAGCTTcttactttaaaggtcccatggcatgaaaatgtcactttatgaggttttttgaCATTAATTTGcatccccccagcctgcctatggtcccccagtggctagaaatggtgacaggtgtaaaccgagccctgggtatccactaaggtctatataaaagagacttcagatacagtattagaggaccactaaggtctatataaaagagacttcagatacagtattagaggaccactaaggtctatataaaagagacttcagatacagtattaggggaccattaaggtctatataaaagagacttcagatacaatattaggggaccactaaggtctatataaaagagacttcagatacagtattaggggaccactaaggtctatataaaagagacttcagatacagtattaggggaccactaaggtctatataaaagagacttcagatacagtattaggggaccactaaggtctatataaaagagacttcagatacagtattaggggaccacacaAACTTGTAGTGCAAATATTGGTTATCAGCCTCCCTGATTACTAAAAATTAAGTATCACATAACCCTGAAAAAATCATTGGTTGATCCCTAGTTTTTAGATAATTTTCTTTGAGAACAATGCCATGAGAGCGGTGATTGTAAACCAAAACAGAAAacttgtgaaaaaagaaaaccagTTGGTTGCTTCACTTCAATTCTGTTGTAACAACTGTGTTGATATattatgggccctattttaacgatctgaaacgcaagtatgaaacgcaaaacgcaggtagctttgtgggcagatCTCGGTCGCTGTTGCTATGatccggcgggataaatgagtcttgcgcccgacgcaaatcttaaatgggttggtctgaagtagctaggtgtggtttgggcgtaacgtgaaaataaacAATCAGAGCTAGGGATGGTGAAAACTAAAAATGTTCTTGACCGGTCACCGAGCCTCATTAACCGGTTGAAACCGGTTAaccgtttagtttaaaatatgctacgctatttgaaataacctgaatagttctactagttgttaaactggacgggtccaataacctctgaatagttctacttgttaaactggacgggtccaataacctctgaatagttctacttgttaaactggacgggtccaataacctctgaatagttctacttgttaaactggacgggtccaataacctctgaatagttctacttgttgttaaactggacgggtccaataacctctgaatagttctacttgttgttaaactggacgggtccaataacctctgaaaagttctactagttgttaaactggacgggtccaataacctctgaatagttctacttgttgttaaactggacgggtccaataacctctgaatagttctacttgttgttaactggacgggcccaataacctctgaatagttctacttgttgttaaactggacgggtccaataacctctgaatagttctacttgttgttaaactggacgggtccaataacctctgaatagttctacttgttgttaaactggacgggtccaataacctctgaatagttctacttgttgttaactggacgggcccaataacctctgaatagttctacttgttaaactggacaggcccaataacctctgaatagttctacttgttgttaaactggacggttccaataacctctgaatagttctactagttaaactggacgggtccaataacctctgaatagttctacttgttgttaactggacgggcccaataacctctgaatagttctactagttgttaaactggacgggtccaataacctctgaatagttctacttgttaaactggacgggcccaataacctctgaatagttctacttgttgttaaactggacgggtccaataacctctgaatagttctacttgttaaactggacgggcccaataacctctgaaaagttctacttgttgttaaactggacgggcccaataacctctgaatagttctactagttgttaaactggacgggtccaataacctctgaatagttctagtTGTtgaactggacgg is a window from the Perca flavescens isolate YP-PL-M2 chromosome 4, PFLA_1.0, whole genome shotgun sequence genome containing:
- the elk4 gene encoding ETS domain-containing protein Elk-4 isoform X2 — translated: MDNSVTLWQFLLQLLLDSSNGQLICWTNEEGEFKLLQAEEVARLWGARKNKPNMNYDKLSRALRYYYDKNIIKKVNGQKFVYRFVSYPDILKGDVATRTEGRDVGAGGTPHLLNRVDSTLQEGESADRSIAAALGSSTKQSNRNDYIHSGLYTSFTLNSLQNGRQLFKSIKIENPAEKLADKRGPTATAQSQEQLPQPPQPTALPSVIKFGNSPPKPAQSAQVSMETTPMSNHLSEDIGAQSSLPSQSVYSFEHTRPSEPAFSPPDLSSATPSRMPDSSQELVIDSDMESGSSQPADARAPDPTDAQAQEKVDSGVGLSGDETSFVDTETSSSSQSSSNTVSTLYSGKTRKPPKILQISPPTLLVTTSDFSPMNLCSPSLPTASLTPAMLQTPLLLTPSPLLSNIHFWSTLSPVAPLSPATRRQGAHLFQFPSVLTPHFQIPVHSLDGTNTPGPISPDPQKT
- the elk4 gene encoding ETS domain-containing protein Elk-4 isoform X1, with product MDNSVTLWQFLLQLLLDSSNGQLICWTNEEGEFKLLQAEEVARLWGARKNKPNMNYDKLSRALRYYYDKNIIKKVNGQKFVYRFVSYPDILKGDVATRTEGRDVGAGGTPHLLNRVDSTLQEGESADRSIAAALGSSTKQSNRNDYIHSGLYTSFTLNSLQNGRQLFKSIKIENPAEKLADKRGPTATAQSQEQLPQPPQPTALPSVIKFGNSPPKPAQSAQVSMETTPMSNHLSEDIGAQSSLPSQSVYSFEHTRPSEPAFSPPDLSSATPSRMPDSSQELVIDSDMESGSSQPADARAPDPTDAQAQEKVDSGVGLSGDETSFVDTETSSSSQSSSNTVSTLYSGKTRKPPKILQISPPTLLVTTSDFSPMNLCSPSLPTASLTPAMLQWLELTKETPLLLTPSPLLSNIHFWSTLSPVAPLSPATRRQGAHLFQFPSVLTPHFQIPVHSLDGTNTPGPISPDPQKT